One part of the Dasypus novemcinctus isolate mDasNov1 chromosome 29, mDasNov1.1.hap2, whole genome shotgun sequence genome encodes these proteins:
- the ASAH1 gene encoding acid ceramidase — translation MRGPGRLALLLLAAAAARVGTVPVPPWTEDCRKSTYPPSGPTYRGPIPWYTINLDLPPYKRWHEVMVDKAPAIKLMVKSIKDLVNAFVPSGKIVQIVDQKLPELLGHLPEPFGEEIKGIAAVAGLPLGEIISYNIFYEVFSLCTSIVTEDKEGHLLHARNMDFGLFLGWNRNNTWTVTEQLKPLTVNLDFQRNSKTVFKATGFAGYLGMFTGFQPGRFSLTLNERFALSGGFLGIIEWILGKRDAAWVGFISRSVLENATSYEEAKNILTKTKLVAPAYFILGGSRSGEGCVITRDRKESLDVNELSPKEGKWYVAETNYDRWRHPLFIDDRRTPTQMCLNRTTQEHISFATLYDVLSTKPVLNKLTVFTTLMDVLKGRYESFLRDCPDPCFGW, via the exons TGGACAGAAGACTGCAGAAAATCAACCTATCCTCCTTCTGGACCAAC CTACAGGGGTCCAATTCCCTGGTACACCATAAATCTCGATTTACCACCCTACAAAAGATGGCACGAGGTGATGGTTGACAAGGCACCCGCG ATAAAACTTATGGTGAAGTCCATAAAGGATTTAGTAAATGCATTCGTACCAAGTGGAAAAATTGTGCAGATAGTGGATCAAAAGCTG CCAGAGCTTCTTGGCCACCTTCCTGAACCTTTTGGAGAAGAAATAAAGGGGATTGCAGCTGTTGCTGGCTTACCTTTAG GCGAGATTATTTCATACAATATTTTCTATGAAGTTTTCTCCCTGTGTACTTCAATAGTGACAGAAGACAAAGAAG GCCATCTACTCCATGCTAGAAACATGGACTTCGGGTTATTTCTTGG GTGGAATAGAAATAACACCTGGACCGTAACCGAGCAGCTGAAACCTTTAACAGTGAACTTGGACTTCCAGAGAAACAGTAAAACCGTCTTCAAGGCCACAGGCTTCGCTGGCTACCTGGGCATGTTCACGGGATTCCAGCCG GGACGGTTTAGCCTCACGCTGAACGAACGATTTGCTCTAAGTGGCGGCTTTTTGG GTATAATAGAATGGATTTTGGGAAAGAGAGATGCCGCGTGGGTAGGGTTTATCAGCAGATCAGTTCTGGAAAATGCCACAAG TTATGAAGAAGCCAAGAATATACTGACCAAAACCAAGTTAGTGGCCCCAGCATACTTCATCCTGGGAGGCAGCCGATCCGGGGAGGGTTGTGTGATCACACGGGACAGAAAAGAGTCTCTGGACGTAAACGA ACTCAGCCCTAAGGAGGGAAAGTGGTACGTGGCAGAAACGAACTACGACCGCTGGAGGCACCCCTTGTTCATCGATGACCGCAGGACTCCCACGCAGATGTGTCTAAACCGGACAACCCAGGAG CATATTTCATTTGCAACCCTATATGATGTGCTGTCAACAAAACCTGTCCTCAACAag CTGACTGTGTTCACGACCCTGATGGACGTTCTCAAGGGCCGCTATGAGAGTTTCCTGCGGGACTGCCCAGACCCCTGCTTCGGGTGGTGA